A part of Paraburkholderia azotifigens genomic DNA contains:
- a CDS encoding LysR family transcriptional regulator — protein sequence MSDRFQELHVFVRAAETGSFSATARELGLSQPSVSRIVSELEARLGTTLLLRSTRNIVPTEAGKAFLLRARKLLRDLEEADDEARHAGGLSGVLRVATSAIVGVRTLIPSLPVFLKAHPALRVELLTSDGIQDLIAEGADLAVRFGELEDSGFGARKIGMVPRMLVASPAYLKERGTPATLDDLAAHDLVTGPSGTAHETWTFQHDGIPVSIKVRARVFVGAAEGVIACAREGLGIAMAKQWLCEPELRSGQLVTVLDDYRLPPAPIHAVFPEGAQPSQKVRLFTDHLIDVFSALHGDTRLAPYRKFAVERAS from the coding sequence ATGAGTGACCGATTCCAGGAACTGCACGTGTTCGTGCGCGCTGCCGAAACGGGCAGCTTCTCCGCGACCGCGCGCGAACTCGGGCTGTCGCAGCCGTCCGTGTCGCGCATCGTGTCGGAACTCGAGGCGCGGCTCGGCACGACGCTCCTGCTGCGCAGCACGCGCAACATCGTGCCGACAGAGGCGGGCAAGGCGTTTCTGCTCAGGGCGCGCAAGCTGCTGCGCGATCTCGAAGAGGCCGACGACGAAGCGCGCCATGCCGGCGGGCTGAGTGGCGTGTTGCGCGTGGCGACGTCGGCCATCGTCGGCGTGCGGACGCTGATTCCGAGTCTGCCTGTGTTCCTGAAGGCGCATCCCGCGTTGCGTGTCGAACTGCTGACGTCCGACGGCATTCAGGATCTGATCGCGGAGGGCGCCGATCTGGCCGTGCGCTTCGGCGAACTGGAGGATTCCGGTTTCGGCGCTCGCAAGATCGGCATGGTGCCGCGCATGCTGGTCGCTTCTCCCGCCTATCTGAAAGAGCGCGGCACGCCCGCCACGCTCGACGACCTGGCCGCGCACGACCTCGTCACCGGCCCGTCGGGCACCGCGCACGAAACGTGGACGTTCCAGCACGACGGCATTCCCGTATCGATCAAGGTGCGGGCGCGCGTGTTCGTCGGCGCGGCGGAGGGCGTGATTGCGTGCGCGCGCGAGGGTCTTGGCATCGCGATGGCGAAACAGTGGCTATGCGAGCCGGAACTGCGCTCGGGGCAGCTCGTCACCGTGCTGGACGACTACCGCCTGCCGCCCGCGCCCATTCACGCGGTGTTTCCCGAAGGCGCGCAGCCGTCGCAGAAGGTGCGTCTCTTCACCGATCATCTGATCGACGTGTTTTCCGCGCTGCACGGCGATACGCGACTGGCGCCGTACCGGAAGTTTGCCGTCGAGCGCGCTTCATGA